The BD1-7 clade bacterium genomic interval AGGCATCCAGTTCAATGCCGTCGAAGCTATGGATCTCCTGATAGAAACTGATCTTGCGATCATCCGCCGTTGCGTTGCGAATGTCGGTCAGTACCCGCAACATGTCGTCTTCCGATATTCTGCCGCTCCAACTGTACGCCAGATTGTCGGCGATACCGAGATCGATTTTGACCAGCATAATCACCTGCCGTGTTTGCACTTTAACCCGGCAAGTATGGTAGTGGTCATGGGCTTCGGCAAGTATCTCGGGATGGGCCTCATCTTTTGATCGTTAACCGGCGATTTGTTGGGGTTAATTGTTTTTCAGGTGACGTTTGGTTTTTGCCGTTGGTTTGAACGTTAGCGGATCATCGGGCCACGGGTGTTTCGGATAGCGCCCCTTCATCTCCTTTTTAACACTGTCATAGCCATTCGCCCAGAAAGCGGCCAGATCTTGAGTGACTTGCAGTGGTCGCCCTGCCGGAGACAGCAAATGCAATTTCACGGCGACTCTGCCGTTGGCGATAGTCGGTGTTTGTGTCGCGCCGAACATTTCTTGCAGTTTTACCGCCAATACTGGCGGCGGCTCACCGTAATCCAGCGCAATGCGCGAGCCAGAGGGCACCGTTAGATGTGTGGGTGCTTGTTCATCGAGTTGTTGCGGTAAGGGCCAAGGCAGTAAGCTGCTGAGCATATCCGCGAGCGGCAGCGCGGCGAGGTGTCGGGCGTTAGTCACTCGGGCTGCATACGGATCGAACCAATCATGCAGCCGTGCATTCAAGCCGCTATCACTGACGTCCGGCCAACTATCATTATCCGCATCACACAGCAGCATGACACGCTGTTGCCACTGCCGTAGGGTTGGTGTCCAGGGCAGCAGATCCAGGCCTTGTTGTTCAATTGCATGGTGCAATGCCAACAGTCGTTGGTCGTCCGGTAGATCGTTGAGGACACGGCTGCGGATCATCAGTTGCCCGAGATATTGACGGCGCTCAGCGATCAAACGTTGATCTTTGTTGTTCCAATAGACGGTATCTTGCGATGTGATGTCGTTACTCATCAGCGATTCGAGTTGTTCAAGGTCAATGGGGTTGGCTAAGCGAATGTGATCGTCGCGGCTTTTGCCATCTGCGGTTTGCTGACCACTGATCTCAGCAACGGCCAGCCAGGTATGGCGGCGCAGTGCGGAGGTATTTGCGATCATCGCCTGGCGGCCATTGGCGAGTTGATACAGCGTGCCATTGTCGGTGCGTTGGCGAGCGATGCGATCTGGGTAGGCAAGTGCCACCATCGCTGCCGAAGACAGCGGCTGGGCCGTTGCTTCTGCAGTATCGATAACAGCGTGGCAAAGTTGCTCAAACTGCTTCTGCTGCTGACGGCATCGTTGATACCAACCCATCAGCGGAGGCTGTTTGGGTTTGCCGGCGGCGAGAAGCTCGAGGTAATCATCGAGGCCATCGCGGCTGCCGTTGATATTGGGTAGCCGTTCAGATAGCAGCGCCGCGATGGCGGCGGCAGTGCGGGTGTGGCCCGCTTGGTGGGCGATCGTTAGCATATGTGCTAGGCGCGGGTGTGTTGGCATCTGTGCCATTTTCTCACCATGGCTAGAGAGTTTTGGCTGCCCTTGCGTTATATGAACTGCCTGCAATTGCACCAGTAGATCCAGCGCTTGTTGAAACCCGGCTGCCGGGGGGGGGTCGAGCCAGTCGAGTTCGGTAGGATCGCCGACCCCCCAGCTCAGCAATTGCAAAGCCAAAGCGGTTAAATCCGTGTCGAGAATTTCGGCCGTGCTGTGGCGAGCCAGTTGCTGTTGTTGATCTTGTGGCCATAAGCGATAGCAAAATCCGGGGCCGAGACGTCCGGCCCGGCCCATACGCTGTGTTGCTGAGGCTTGTGAGATGCGTTGCGTTTGCAGGCGTACCAT includes:
- the crhR gene encoding RNA helicase CrhR — encoded protein: MLSLPDSCRQQLAQLPIHTVLADIRSCFQSGHELVLQAPPGAGKTTSVPLALLDERWLGDGKILLLEPRRIAARNAAQRMADLLDEKVGERVGYRMRMDTRVGPRTQIEVITEGVLTRMLQADPSLEGIAMVIFDECHERNLNTDLGLALCLQGRALFRDTDNPLRLLAMSATLDAEALSTLLNHAPVVTSEGRQYPVTLNYRPQRPHPRDLVDAVTETTLQALSDTTDSVLVFLPGQREIHQVQQRLQSSLSGGSSIDILPLYGSLPLTAQQAAIRHQPSRRKVVLATDIAETSLTINGVHVVVDSGLARKPVYDPTTAMVRLQTQRISQASATQRMGRAGRLGPGFCYRLWPQDQQQQLARHSTAEILDTDLTALALQLLSWGVGDPTELDWLDPPPAAGFQQALDLLVQLQAVHITQGQPKLSSHGEKMAQMPTHPRLAHMLTIAHQAGHTRTAAAIAALLSERLPNINGSRDGLDDYLELLAAGKPKQPPLMGWYQRCRQQQKQFEQLCHAVIDTAEATAQPLSSAAMVALAYPDRIARQRTDNGTLYQLANGRQAMIANTSALRRHTWLAVAEISGQQTADGKSRDDHIRLANPIDLEQLESLMSNDITSQDTVYWNNKDQRLIAERRQYLGQLMIRSRVLNDLPDDQRLLALHHAIEQQGLDLLPWTPTLRQWQQRVMLLCDADNDSWPDVSDSGLNARLHDWFDPYAARVTNARHLAALPLADMLSSLLPWPLPQQLDEQAPTHLTVPSGSRIALDYGEPPPVLAVKLQEMFGATQTPTIANGRVAVKLHLLSPAGRPLQVTQDLAAFWANGYDSVKKEMKGRYPKHPWPDDPLTFKPTAKTKRHLKNN